One genomic segment of Suricata suricatta isolate VVHF042 chromosome 16, meerkat_22Aug2017_6uvM2_HiC, whole genome shotgun sequence includes these proteins:
- the NLRP4 gene encoding NACHT, LRR and PYD domains-containing protein 4, translated as MASSFFSDFGLMWYLQELRKDEFRKFKELLKQEPLQLGLNLIPWTEIKKATREDLANLLMTHYRKQQAWNVTFNIFKKMNRKDLCEKAKKEITGHTKLYQTHIKEKFNNMWLRESIPRGQDYLNPILTQKECGNLELFFAPKKTGKQARTVLLKGVQGVGKTTFMIRLMLTWAAGKLFQERFSYVFYLCCREMKQLEEASLVTLISREWSDSSAPVVEILSQPETLLFIIDSFEELQCDLSEPESDLCSDCTEKLPFWVLLGSLLRKKMLPESSLLIVASPVYFLEVEDRLKCPEIKSFMGLSETDKKIFFCSNFQDRSTATEALDFVKENEHLFAICQIPALCWVVCTCLKQEMEKGNDLALNCWGATSLLSTFIFNLFTPKGASCPDKQGQRQLKGLCSLAAEGMCTDRFLFNKEDLRRNGLLGSDLSTLLDIKVLKKYREEESSYMFLHVCVQEFCAAMFYFLKSHTDHPNPAVKCTKTVLFTFLKKERAYWISLGCFIFGLLNEKEQQKLEAVFGRHLSQETLQECHQVLQDIGENKHLQKQIDYLALFYCLFEMQNEGFVRWAMDFFQDVNICIMDHLDLKVSSYCLRYCSSLRKLWVTIQKVFQVEKEDNSASTYSILYWHDVCSVLTNEHFRELEVSHSSLSESAYVALCNQLRHPSCHLQRLQINNTTFDGDKGLFFEVLTHSPDLTCLNLNGTALSRNDVKLLCDALNNPMCNIELLLLENCLLSPKDCEAFTCVLNSNKNLKLLHVSYNLLDQGVPLLCEALQRPDCALEGLILTSCYLTERSWKSLHNVLLCNKSLTHLDLSVNVLRYEDLKVLCDALKQPSCQLWSLCLVKCSITAEGCRDLASVFTGNSNLKILYISYNDLEDVGVKLLCEGLAHPNCHIEILGLARCKLTSACCGDLSRVLTSSKTLQSLNLKGNALDPDGVAVLCEALRHPECTLQLLGLQKTDFDEETQILLKAAEEQKPSLTIISTY; from the exons ATGGCgtcatctttcttttctgattttggcCTGATGTGGTACCTGCAGGAGCTCAGGAAGGATGAGTTCAGAAAATTTAAGGAGCTCCTCAAGCAGGAGCCTCTGCAGCTTGGACTCAATCTCATTCCCTGGACTGAAATAAAGAAGGCAACACGGGAAGATCTTGCAAACCTTCTGATGACGCATTACAGAAAACAGCAAGCATGGAATGTGACTTtcaacatctttaaaaagatgaatagaaAAGATCTCTGTGAAAAGGCCAAGAAAGAGATTACAG GACACACAAAATTGTACCAAACACACATAAAGGAGAAATTCAACAACATGTGGCTCAGAGAATCTATCCCCAGGGGTCAAGATTACTTAAATCCTATACTCACCCAGAAAGAATGTGGAAACTTGGAACTTTTTTTTGCTCCCAAGAAAACTGGGAAACAGGCACGGACAGTGCTTCTCAAAGGAGTTCAAGGGGTTGGGAAGACAACATTCATGATCAGGCTGATGTTGACCTGGGCAGCAGGCAAGCTTTTTCAGGAGAGATTCTCCTACGTTTTCTACCTATGCTGCCGGGAAATGAAGCAGTTGGAAGAGGCAAGCTTGGTTACATTAATCTCTAGAGAGTGGTCTGACTCCTCCGCTCCTGTCGTGGAGATCCTATCCCAACCAGAGACATTGTTGTTTATCATTGACAGCTTTGAAGAACTGCAGTGCGATCTGAGCGAACCCGAGTCGGATCTGTGCAGCGACTGCACCGAGAAGTTGCCATTCTGGGTGCTCCTGGGCAGCTTGCTGAGGAAGAAGATGCTGCCCGAGTCCTCCCTGCTCATAGTTGCTTCACCTGTGTACTTCCTGGAAGTTGAGGATAGGTTGAAGTGCCCAGAAATTAAATCATTCATGGGACTCAGTGAGACCGATAAGAAGATctttttctgctctaattttcaAGACCGGAGTACAGCCACAGAAGCCTTGGATTTCGTGAAAGAAAACGAACATTTGTTTGCCATCTGCCAAATCCCCGCCCTTTGCTGGGTTGTGTGTACTTGTCTGAAGCAGGAAATGGAAAAGGGGAATGACCTGGCCCTCAACTGCTGGGGTGCCACCTCTCTTCTTAGCACTTTCATCTTTAACCTGTTCACACCCAAGGGGGCTAGCTGTCCAGACAAGCAAGGCCAACGCCAGTTGAAGGGCTTGTGTTCCTTGGCCGCAGAGGGCATGTGTACTGACAGGTTTTTGTTCAATAAAGAGGATCTAAGGAGAAATGGGTTACTTGGTTCTGACCTCTCTACGTTGCTGGACATAAAGGTTCTTAAGAAATATAGGGAGGAAGAGAGCTCCTACATGTTTCTCCATGTGTGTGTCCAGGAGTTCTGTGCCGCCATGTTCTATTTTCTAAAGAGCCACACTGACCATCCTAACCCAGCTGTTAAATGTACAAAGACAGTgctatttacctttttaaagaaagaaagggcataTTGGATTTCGCTGGGGTGTTTCATATTTGGccttttaaatgaaaaggaacaacAGAAGCTGGAGGCAGTGTTTGGCCGCCACCTGTCCCAGGAGACCCTGCAGGAGTGTCACCAGGTCTTGCAGGACATTGGTGAGAACAAGCATCTTCAGAAACAGATAGATTACTTGGCGTTATTTTACTGTCTATTTGAGATGCAGAATGAAGGTTTTGTGCGGTGGGCAATGGACTTCTTCCAAGACGTTAACATCTGTATCATGGACCATTTGGACTTGAAGGTCTCTTCCTACTGCCTAAGATACTGCTCCAGCTTGAGGAAGCTCTGGGTCACCATCCAGAAGGTCTTTCAAGTGGAAAAGGAAGACAACTCTGC GTCAACATATAGTATCCTCTATTGGCATGATGTCTGCTCTGTGCTCACAAACGAGCACTTCAGAGAACTCGAAGTGAGCCACAGTAGCCTCAGTGAGTCAGCTTATGTAGCTCTGTGTAATCAGCTGAGGCATCCCAGCTGCCACCTTCAAAGGCTTCA GATAAATAATACTACCTTTGATGGTGACAAGGGGCTTTTCTTTGAGGTGCTCACTCACAGTCCAGATTTGACATGCCTGAACCTCAATGGTACAGCACTCTCCCGCAATGATGTGAAGTTGCTCTGTGATGCCCTGAACAATCCAATGTGCAACATAGAACTGCTACT GCTGGAAAATTGTCTCCTTTCACCGAAGGATTGTGAAGCCTTTACCTGTGTCCTAAACAGCAACAAGAATCTGAAGCTTCTTCATGTATCCTACAACCTCTTGGACCAAGGTGTGCCCCTGCTGTGTGAGGCCTTGCAGCGCCCTGACTGTGCTCTGGAGGGCTTGAT ATTAACTTCCTGTTACCTCACTGAACGCTCCTGGAAAAGCCTCCACAATGTTCTTCTGTGTAACAAGAGCTTGACCCATCTAGACCTCAGTGTCAACGTCCTGAGATACGAAGACTTGAAGGTTCTCTGTGACGCCTTGAAGCAGCCGAGCTGCCAACTGTGGTCACTCTG TCTGGTGAAATGCTCCATCACTGCCGAAGGCTGCAGAGACCTCGCCTCGGTCTTCACTGGCAATTCGAACCTGAAAATCCTGTATATCAGCTACAATGACCTAGAAGATGTTGGCGTGAAGCTGCTGTGTGAGGGTCTGGCACATCCCAACTGTCACATAGAAATCCTCGG GCTGGCTAGGTGCAAGCTAACCAGCGCCTGCTGTGGGGACCTCTCCCGGGTCCTCACCAGCAGTAAAACGCTGCAGAGTCTGAACCTGAAAGGAAACGCCCTGGACCCCGACGGAGTGGCGGTGCTGTGTGAAGCCCTGAGACACCCAGAGTGCACCCTGCAGCTTCTCGG GCTGCAAAAAACTGATTTTGATGAGGAAACTCAGATACTCCTGAAGGCTGCAGAGGAGCAAAAACCTTCCTTGACAATTATAAGCACCTACTGA